A genomic segment from Desulfurispirillum indicum S5 encodes:
- a CDS encoding UDP-N-acetylglucosamine--N-acetylmuramyl-(pentapeptide) pyrophosphoryl-undecaprenol N-acetylglucosamine transferase — MRILISGGGTGGHFFPAMAALKSFQEKGFDVYYVGSRRGIEAEKVAAFTADFLLLELSGMLGHSALKKLQAGWQLVFAVKELLLLMRRMRPDAVVGFGGYSSAAAIIAGRLMGVPCFIHEQNAIAGLTNRLLDRVTTRSFSAYGNIGEHVGLPLRHSALVPAPADEREHLLILGGSQGSLFLNTFVGDHLGELTDLGMPVYHQTGSLMHEKHMQMLHERYGRQLPANYLPFAFSDDIHHIMAGSVAAISRSGAGAAFELMQLRVPSLFIPFPHAAHDHQYANAKYFEDRGCALVYRQEEFERGAMDKVRTFLSCVDQYHGNMQGLEIDTDASTLTERIIGAIRMS; from the coding sequence ATGCGTATTCTCATTAGCGGTGGAGGAACCGGTGGCCACTTCTTTCCCGCCATGGCAGCACTGAAATCTTTTCAGGAAAAGGGTTTTGACGTCTACTATGTGGGCAGTCGCCGAGGGATTGAGGCGGAAAAAGTGGCTGCTTTCACGGCGGATTTTCTTCTGCTGGAGCTCAGTGGCATGCTGGGGCATTCCGCCTTGAAAAAACTGCAGGCTGGCTGGCAGCTCGTCTTTGCTGTCAAGGAGCTGCTGCTGCTGATGCGCCGGATGCGTCCCGATGCCGTGGTGGGCTTTGGCGGCTACTCCAGTGCTGCTGCAATCATTGCCGGCAGGCTGATGGGGGTGCCCTGTTTCATCCACGAACAGAACGCCATTGCCGGCCTGACCAATCGCCTGCTCGATCGTGTTACCACGCGGTCTTTCAGTGCTTATGGGAACATTGGCGAGCATGTGGGCCTGCCCCTGCGCCACAGTGCCCTGGTGCCAGCACCAGCCGATGAGCGGGAGCACCTGCTGATCTTGGGGGGCAGCCAGGGGAGCCTCTTTCTGAACACCTTTGTGGGCGATCACCTGGGTGAGCTGACGGATCTTGGCATGCCGGTCTACCATCAGACGGGCAGTCTGATGCACGAAAAACACATGCAGATGCTCCATGAGCGCTATGGCAGGCAGCTTCCCGCCAACTACCTCCCCTTTGCCTTCAGTGACGATATCCACCACATTATGGCGGGCAGCGTGGCAGCTATCTCCCGCAGTGGTGCCGGCGCCGCCTTTGAGCTGATGCAGCTGCGGGTTCCCTCCCTCTTTATTCCCTTTCCCCATGCGGCTCACGACCACCAGTACGCCAACGCAAAGTACTTTGAAGATCGTGGCTGCGCCCTGGTGTACCGCCAGGAGGAATTTGAGCGGGGTGCCATGGATAAGGTCCGGACCTTTCTGTCTTGCGTAGATCAATATCATGGGAACATGCAGGGACTTGAAATTGACACTGATGCCAGCACCCTGACGGAGCGCATTATTGGCGCGATCCGCATGAGTTAA
- a CDS encoding penicillin-binding protein activator LpoB, with translation MHRAIRLLLTLMTLTLILAGCSQKVSRIDLEETRDLSGNWNDTDSRLVSREMVGDVLSQRWLPNFVESNNRQPTVIVGSMRNLSHEHINMRTFISDIQRELINSGRVDFVASAEDRTDLREERRDQDLHAREETRSRMGQEIGADYMLSGTINTIIDVEGRTQVKYYQVDLSLTDLESNRIVWIGQKKIRKLIERSRVRS, from the coding sequence ATGCATCGAGCCATACGCCTGCTCCTGACCCTGATGACCCTGACCCTTATTCTTGCCGGATGCTCCCAGAAAGTCAGCCGCATTGATCTGGAAGAGACCCGTGATCTCAGTGGAAACTGGAACGATACCGATTCCCGCCTGGTTTCCCGTGAAATGGTGGGCGATGTTCTCTCCCAACGCTGGCTGCCGAACTTCGTGGAGAGCAACAACCGGCAGCCGACGGTCATCGTGGGCTCCATGCGCAACCTCAGCCATGAGCACATCAATATGCGCACCTTCATCTCTGACATTCAGCGCGAGCTCATCAACTCCGGACGCGTTGACTTTGTGGCCTCGGCGGAAGATCGCACTGACCTGCGCGAAGAGCGGCGCGATCAGGATCTGCACGCCCGCGAAGAGACTCGGTCCCGTATGGGCCAGGAGATTGGTGCTGACTATATGCTCAGCGGAACCATCAACACCATTATCGACGTGGAAGGCCGCACCCAGGTGAAGTACTATCAGGTTGATCTCTCCCTGACCGACCTTGAGAGCAACCGCATTGTCTGGATTGGTCAGAAGAAGATCCGCAAGCTCATTGAGCGTTCACGGGTACGCTCGTAA
- a CDS encoding COG3014 family protein produces MASAVFRRPLLPWVLLAAMLSGGCATYSDSFLMLERSLQAQNPREALQHLERTTPGSRNQVLHLLNRGMLLRMDGEFAQSNRSLEEAKNLMEKLRAVSISEQFGSFVLNDSTMSYVGEEFEQVLVHLYKSLNYLELGEPDSARVEALQVDIKLLEMAQAGFTGNYREDALARYITGMVYEIHREYSDALIAYRRSYETYQEYARHFGVAPPGQLRHDLLRMAHRIGYREELERLQQEFGMAEWEPPALTSGHGEVVVILSSGLAPIKREESALIQHSPNRVLRISLPTYEARPRAAHGVRLRTGQPPMMVSAERAHDINAVALDTLQAKMGAITARAIARMVAKDQTVKEVQEQAGPLAGFIANIASIATETADTRSWLTLPQEIHMVRLSLPAGEHELQLEILGAFGQVVDSLRLESVTVEAGGIAVLSPHWIPSHLSHSPRR; encoded by the coding sequence ATGGCCAGTGCAGTCTTTCGGCGACCACTGCTGCCCTGGGTACTGCTGGCAGCCATGCTGAGCGGTGGCTGTGCCACCTACAGCGACTCTTTTCTCATGTTAGAACGCAGTCTGCAGGCCCAGAATCCCCGTGAAGCACTGCAGCATCTGGAAAGGACCACTCCCGGTTCCCGCAACCAGGTGCTGCACCTGCTGAATCGGGGCATGCTGCTGCGCATGGACGGAGAGTTTGCTCAGAGCAATCGCAGCCTTGAAGAGGCCAAGAACCTCATGGAAAAACTGCGCGCGGTCAGCATCAGCGAGCAGTTTGGCTCCTTTGTCCTCAACGACAGCACCATGTCCTACGTGGGCGAGGAGTTCGAGCAGGTGCTGGTTCACCTGTACAAGTCCCTGAACTACCTGGAGCTGGGAGAGCCTGACAGTGCCCGTGTGGAAGCGCTGCAGGTGGACATCAAATTACTGGAAATGGCCCAGGCCGGCTTTACCGGCAACTACCGCGAAGACGCCCTGGCCCGCTACATAACCGGCATGGTTTACGAAATCCACCGGGAGTACAGCGATGCCCTGATTGCCTATCGGCGGTCCTATGAAACCTATCAGGAGTATGCCAGGCACTTTGGCGTAGCGCCTCCGGGCCAGCTGCGCCACGATCTGCTGCGTATGGCTCACCGCATTGGGTACCGCGAGGAGCTGGAGCGCCTGCAGCAGGAGTTCGGAATGGCTGAATGGGAGCCACCTGCCCTCACGAGTGGCCATGGTGAAGTGGTGGTGATTCTCAGCAGCGGCCTTGCCCCCATCAAACGTGAAGAGAGCGCCCTGATACAGCACTCCCCCAATCGCGTCCTGCGCATTTCCCTTCCCACCTACGAAGCCCGCCCACGCGCGGCCCATGGCGTGCGCCTGCGCACCGGGCAACCCCCCATGATGGTTTCCGCAGAAAGGGCCCATGATATCAATGCCGTTGCCCTCGATACCCTGCAGGCAAAAATGGGTGCCATTACCGCCCGGGCCATTGCCCGCATGGTCGCCAAGGATCAGACCGTCAAGGAAGTGCAGGAGCAGGCGGGGCCCCTGGCGGGATTTATCGCCAACATCGCCAGCATTGCCACGGAGACCGCTGATACCCGCAGCTGGCTGACCCTGCCCCAGGAAATACACATGGTTCGCCTCTCTTTGCCAGCGGGCGAACACGAACTTCAGCTGGAAATCCTGGGCGCCTTCGGCCAGGTGGTCGACTCCCTGCGTCTTGAAAGTGTCACGGTGGAAGCGGGCGGCATTGCGGTGCTCTCGCCCCACTGGATCCCCTCTCACCTTTCCCATTCCCCAAGGAGATAG
- a CDS encoding S4 domain-containing protein yields MIKRRPLAKKMCDEGMVQVNGRVAKAGTKLLVGDTIAIDSASRLVEARIEELPGGNVRKDRAAELYSVLKNERKQINILDWFDDDEEDDDF; encoded by the coding sequence TTGATCAAACGACGCCCTCTGGCCAAGAAGATGTGTGACGAGGGCATGGTTCAGGTGAATGGCCGGGTCGCAAAAGCCGGCACCAAACTGCTGGTGGGTGATACCATCGCCATTGACAGCGCTTCACGCCTGGTGGAGGCCAGGATCGAGGAACTCCCCGGTGGCAACGTGCGCAAAGATCGCGCCGCTGAACTTTACTCGGTGCTGAAAAATGAACGCAAGCAGATTAACATCCTCGACTGGTTTGATGATGATGAGGAGGACGATGACTTTTAA
- a CDS encoding transglutaminase family protein — translation MMFRVTHTTTYSYSDSVDLCYNETRIKPRSFSRQVVQSSSMNITPSADDYRERTDFFGNYVSYFCMQKPYREMIIKVISDVKILGNQGRDPLQQPISWEETLKTLSSCLDEPTINARQYTMASPLVPVFPELREYVSQYLEPEKPLVLVARDLMAGIFHDFRYVPGFTTITTSLTEVMRHRQGVCQDFAHVAIGCLRSIGLAAGYMSGYLETLPPPGQEKLVGADASHAWFTVYVPGWGWVHFDPTNNQLPDQQHIVCAWGRDYSDIIPINGVVYSSGKDELEVSVDVSRIG, via the coding sequence ATGATGTTTCGCGTCACCCACACCACCACCTACTCCTACAGCGACAGCGTCGACCTGTGTTATAACGAAACGCGCATCAAGCCGCGCTCTTTCTCGCGGCAGGTGGTACAGAGCAGCTCCATGAATATCACGCCTTCGGCTGATGACTACCGGGAACGCACCGACTTCTTCGGCAATTACGTCAGCTACTTCTGCATGCAGAAGCCCTATCGGGAGATGATCATCAAAGTGATCAGCGATGTGAAAATCCTGGGAAACCAGGGCCGCGATCCCCTGCAACAGCCCATAAGCTGGGAGGAGACCCTGAAAACTCTCAGTTCCTGCCTTGATGAACCCACCATCAACGCCCGCCAGTACACCATGGCCTCGCCGCTGGTTCCGGTCTTTCCTGAGCTGCGCGAATACGTCAGCCAGTACCTGGAACCGGAAAAACCCCTGGTGCTGGTGGCCCGTGACCTCATGGCAGGCATCTTCCATGATTTCCGCTATGTCCCCGGCTTTACCACCATCACCACCTCCCTGACCGAGGTCATGCGCCACCGCCAGGGAGTCTGTCAGGATTTTGCCCACGTGGCCATTGGCTGCCTGCGCTCCATCGGCCTGGCCGCCGGCTATATGAGTGGCTATCTCGAAACGCTGCCGCCTCCCGGACAGGAGAAGCTGGTGGGGGCCGATGCGTCCCACGCCTGGTTCACCGTCTATGTACCGGGCTGGGGGTGGGTGCACTTCGACCCCACCAATAACCAGCTGCCCGACCAGCAGCACATCGTCTGCGCCTGGGGTCGTGACTACTCGGACATTATCCCCATCAACGGCGTTGTCTACAGCAGTGGCAAGGATGAACTGGAAGTGTCCGTGGACGTAAGCCGCATCGGATAA
- a CDS encoding circularly permuted type 2 ATP-grasp protein, with the protein MEQAPEIPPRLRGYLKNSTSYDEMWTQDGTIQPHWQQFMKYITAMEPAEIGHTQQEMQQLLRENGVTYSTFHDEGSHSRPWQLDMIPLLIEGEEWLTVEAGLLQRACLLDMIMADLYGPRKLIREGLLPLELIYGHSGFLRPCDQVAAAGSRNIVLYAADLARGPDNRIWVLNDRTQAPSGLGYALENRMIMSRIMPWLMRSYQTHRLASFFRVLRETLSKLAPQQREFPRIVLLSPGARDEMYFEHAYLATYLGYTLVQGDDLTVRDGRVWLKSIDGLLQVDIILRRVMDTQCDPLELDKNSYLGVPGLLEAVRRGNVTVVNPVGCAVMENPGLMAFLPAIARYYLNEDLILPMVATWWCGQEREKQHVLTNIDKLAIISTLHDPKGQIVYGPLLSKRELENLKARIKMTPYAFSGREIVQFSTAPSLTGDQLEPRRAFMRSFLVAGDQGYTVMRGGLARSVPEQTKKEIRNGGNPITKDTWILSSKPQEHISLWKQESLESLIRQQSSLPSRTAENLYWVGRYAERVETTARLLRTTLSSLADRDSYSDDATENASLRALLQTTTQLTGTLPGFVGDDALERLQKPEEELLSIIIDPKRVGSLSSSINAFLRGAFSVRERWSFDTWRIINDMEEHWKKAYRKNSNNIFRLHTELNQLITSMVAFTGLTMESMTREAGWRMLDMGRRIERALLLITLFRATVSASHEARVEYVLLEALLATCESLITYRRRYRSALHLEGVLELALLDEVNPRSLAYQIGTLRQHVDQLPRQRIPSRLDEDERLILDVSTALKLAQASELSRVSLDGTMHTELEELLIHLESSLEKLSVVINRTFFRHAADRRQLVKTLLEVEL; encoded by the coding sequence ATGGAACAGGCACCGGAAATACCTCCACGGCTGCGGGGATATCTCAAAAACAGCACCTCCTACGATGAAATGTGGACCCAGGACGGCACCATTCAGCCGCACTGGCAACAGTTCATGAAATATATCACCGCCATGGAACCCGCCGAAATCGGCCACACCCAGCAGGAGATGCAGCAGCTGCTGCGGGAAAACGGCGTCACCTACAGCACCTTCCACGACGAAGGCTCCCACAGCCGCCCCTGGCAGCTGGATATGATCCCCCTGCTCATCGAAGGCGAAGAGTGGCTGACCGTTGAAGCAGGCCTGCTGCAGCGGGCCTGTCTGCTGGACATGATCATGGCGGATCTCTACGGACCCCGCAAGCTGATCCGGGAAGGGCTGCTCCCCCTGGAGCTTATCTACGGTCACAGTGGCTTCCTGCGTCCCTGTGACCAGGTCGCCGCTGCCGGCAGCCGCAATATCGTCCTCTACGCCGCTGACCTGGCCAGGGGCCCCGATAATCGCATCTGGGTACTCAATGACCGCACCCAGGCCCCGTCCGGTCTGGGATATGCCCTGGAAAACCGCATGATCATGTCCCGCATCATGCCCTGGTTGATGCGCAGCTACCAGACCCACCGCCTGGCCAGCTTCTTCCGGGTGCTGCGGGAAACCCTTTCCAAACTCGCTCCCCAGCAGCGGGAGTTTCCCCGCATCGTACTCCTGAGCCCCGGAGCCCGAGACGAAATGTATTTTGAGCACGCCTACCTCGCCACCTACCTGGGCTACACCCTGGTGCAGGGCGACGATCTGACGGTGCGCGATGGGCGCGTCTGGCTGAAGTCCATCGATGGGCTGCTGCAGGTGGATATCATCCTGCGCCGTGTCATGGACACCCAGTGCGATCCCCTGGAGCTGGACAAGAACTCCTACCTGGGCGTCCCCGGGCTCCTTGAAGCCGTGCGTCGAGGCAATGTCACCGTCGTGAACCCTGTGGGCTGTGCCGTTATGGAAAACCCTGGACTGATGGCCTTTCTGCCGGCCATCGCCCGCTATTATCTCAATGAAGACCTGATTTTGCCCATGGTCGCCACCTGGTGGTGCGGGCAGGAACGCGAAAAGCAGCACGTCCTGACCAACATCGACAAGCTGGCCATCATCAGCACCCTCCACGACCCAAAAGGCCAGATTGTCTACGGCCCCCTGCTGAGCAAGCGGGAGCTGGAGAACCTGAAAGCCCGTATCAAAATGACCCCCTACGCCTTCAGTGGCCGCGAAATCGTGCAGTTCTCCACGGCCCCCTCCCTCACCGGCGACCAGCTGGAGCCGCGCAGGGCCTTTATGCGAAGCTTTCTCGTGGCAGGGGACCAGGGTTACACCGTCATGCGTGGTGGCCTGGCCCGCAGCGTCCCCGAGCAGACCAAGAAAGAGATCCGCAATGGCGGCAACCCCATCACCAAAGACACCTGGATACTCTCTTCCAAGCCCCAGGAGCATATCAGCCTCTGGAAACAGGAGTCACTGGAAAGCCTGATCCGCCAGCAGAGCTCACTGCCAAGCCGCACCGCAGAAAACCTCTACTGGGTCGGTCGTTATGCCGAACGGGTGGAAACCACTGCCCGCCTGCTGCGCACCACCCTCTCAAGCCTGGCAGACCGGGACTCCTACAGCGACGACGCCACGGAGAATGCCAGCCTGCGCGCCCTGTTGCAGACTACGACCCAGCTCACGGGAACCCTGCCCGGCTTTGTGGGCGATGACGCCCTGGAGCGTTTGCAGAAACCCGAGGAAGAACTGCTGAGCATCATCATCGACCCCAAGCGCGTCGGCAGCCTCAGCTCCAGCATCAACGCCTTCCTGCGCGGAGCTTTCAGCGTCCGCGAACGCTGGTCCTTCGACACCTGGCGCATTATCAACGACATGGAGGAGCACTGGAAAAAAGCGTACCGCAAGAACAGCAATAATATCTTCCGCCTGCACACCGAACTCAACCAGCTGATCACCTCCATGGTGGCGTTTACAGGGCTGACCATGGAAAGCATGACCCGTGAAGCCGGCTGGCGCATGCTGGATATGGGGCGTCGCATTGAGCGTGCCCTGCTGCTGATCACCCTTTTTCGCGCAACGGTCTCCGCCAGCCATGAGGCCAGGGTAGAGTACGTCCTGCTGGAAGCGCTGCTGGCAACCTGCGAGAGCCTGATCACCTACCGGCGCCGCTACCGCTCGGCCCTGCACCTGGAAGGGGTGCTGGAACTGGCACTGCTGGACGAAGTGAACCCCCGCTCCCTGGCCTATCAGATAGGCACTCTGCGCCAGCACGTGGACCAGTTGCCACGTCAGCGCATTCCTTCGCGCCTTGATGAGGATGAGCGACTGATCCTGGACGTCTCCACCGCCCTGAAGCTGGCCCAGGCCAGCGAGCTCAGCCGGGTGAGCCTGGACGGCACCATGCACACCGAGCTCGAAGAGCTGCTGATTCACCTGGAGAGCTCTCTGGAGAAGCTCTCCGTCGTCATCAACCGTACTTTCTTCCGCCACGCCGCCGACCGGCGACAACTGGTGAAAACCCTGCTGGAGGTGGAACTATGA
- a CDS encoding peptidylprolyl isomerase, with protein MKKMTLRLCLAAGLTLGTLAGVALASDTVLATVEKRQITQQDLNRAIQSLPDELRAQVRSNPEFKAQLLDELVRQEMVYHEAQRQNFQENEVVRNRLKLLERELMINAFLEEYLSRNVSVSEQDLKEFYERNKARFVTQATVAASHILLEDEQKAREVLRRARAGENFGQLAREHSLDPGSARQEGFIGEFYRGQGLVKEFEDAAFAAEVGVHPELVRTEFGYHIIKVHEKNPSRTVSLDEARDRVTEIIAEEKQNQALMRLIQELELRYSVRTHKDRIQ; from the coding sequence ATGAAAAAAATGACATTGCGCCTTTGCCTGGCTGCAGGCTTGACCCTGGGAACGCTTGCCGGTGTGGCACTGGCTTCCGATACGGTTCTTGCTACCGTGGAAAAACGTCAGATTACCCAGCAGGATCTGAATCGCGCTATCCAGAGCCTGCCCGATGAACTCCGTGCCCAGGTGCGTTCGAACCCGGAGTTCAAGGCGCAGCTCCTGGATGAGCTGGTACGTCAGGAAATGGTTTACCATGAGGCCCAGCGTCAGAACTTCCAGGAAAATGAAGTGGTGCGCAACCGCCTGAAACTCCTTGAGCGCGAGCTGATGATCAACGCCTTCCTTGAGGAGTACCTCAGCCGCAATGTCAGCGTCAGTGAACAGGACCTCAAGGAGTTCTACGAGCGCAACAAAGCACGCTTTGTCACCCAGGCGACCGTAGCCGCCAGCCATATTCTGCTGGAAGACGAGCAGAAGGCCCGTGAAGTGCTGCGCAGGGCCCGCGCCGGTGAAAATTTCGGTCAGCTGGCCCGTGAGCACTCCCTGGATCCGGGCAGTGCCCGCCAGGAAGGCTTTATCGGCGAATTCTACCGTGGACAGGGCCTGGTGAAGGAATTTGAAGACGCCGCCTTTGCGGCGGAAGTTGGCGTCCACCCTGAGTTGGTGCGAACGGAATTCGGATACCACATCATCAAGGTTCACGAGAAAAACCCCTCCCGTACGGTCAGCCTGGATGAGGCCAGGGATCGTGTGACGGAAATCATCGCCGAGGAAAAACAGAATCAAGCCCTGATGCGCCTTATCCAGGAACTGGAACTGCGCTATTCGGTCAGGACCCACAAGGATCGCATTCAGTAA
- the ftsW gene encoding putative lipid II flippase FtsW, producing MAQVASRSRLQTSHKICLLILTLCFIGAVFIYSASSITSADLYGNPAYYLKRQLVWLLIGSLVFLSAVLVDLEKMRQFAFMATIVVMVLLMLVFFQDPINGAYRWIRFGPFSLQPSELAKGVLIFYAAHKYAQCADRDEPARNALPTIVIVLMSIVLLIFMEPDRGTPAIIVVVIYSLSLLAGVRKKSMVLLLLLIIPYIYYDIFLSDGYHLRRIQAFLNPLEDPLGKGYQAMQSAIAIGSGGLWGVGLGEGAQKIFYLPESHTDFIFAVICEELGFLGGMGVVLLYAVLLLYIIKVGSEARSYFETYLTFGISYLLMVQIFFNLGVAVGALPTKGLALPLISYGGSSLVTTMLLLGLVVNVARNTERQRTHAYSH from the coding sequence ATGGCCCAGGTGGCATCCAGATCACGGCTGCAGACGTCGCACAAAATCTGTCTGCTGATTCTGACGCTCTGCTTCATTGGCGCGGTATTTATCTACAGCGCCAGCAGCATCACTTCAGCGGATCTGTACGGTAACCCGGCCTACTACCTGAAACGGCAGCTGGTCTGGCTGCTGATCGGTTCGCTGGTATTTCTCAGTGCGGTTCTGGTTGACCTGGAGAAAATGCGTCAGTTTGCTTTCATGGCAACCATTGTGGTGATGGTTCTGCTGATGCTGGTCTTTTTCCAGGATCCCATCAACGGGGCTTACCGCTGGATTCGTTTCGGCCCCTTTTCCCTGCAGCCATCGGAGTTGGCCAAGGGGGTGCTGATCTTCTACGCTGCCCACAAATACGCCCAGTGCGCGGATCGCGATGAGCCTGCCCGCAATGCCCTGCCCACCATCGTCATTGTTCTGATGTCCATCGTGCTGCTCATCTTCATGGAGCCCGACCGGGGAACGCCGGCCATTATCGTCGTGGTGATCTACTCCCTGTCGCTGCTGGCGGGAGTGCGTAAAAAAAGCATGGTTCTGCTGCTGTTGCTGATTATTCCCTATATTTATTACGATATCTTTCTCTCCGACGGCTACCACCTGCGCCGCATTCAGGCGTTTTTGAATCCCCTTGAAGATCCGCTTGGCAAGGGGTATCAGGCCATGCAGTCCGCCATTGCCATCGGCAGTGGCGGGCTGTGGGGTGTCGGGCTCGGCGAGGGGGCGCAAAAGATATTCTACTTGCCGGAAAGCCATACGGATTTTATCTTCGCTGTCATCTGCGAAGAGCTCGGTTTTCTGGGGGGTATGGGGGTGGTGCTGCTGTATGCGGTCCTGCTGCTCTACATCATCAAAGTCGGCAGCGAAGCCCGCAGCTATTTTGAAACCTATCTTACCTTTGGTATCTCCTATCTGCTGATGGTGCAGATATTCTTTAACCTGGGAGTCGCTGTCGGAGCACTGCCCACCAAGGGGCTTGCCCTGCCGCTTATCTCCTATGGCGGATCCAGCCTGGTCACCACCATGCTCCTGCTGGGGCTGGTGGTCAATGTTGCCCGCAACACAGAAAGGCAGCGTACCCATGCGTATTCTCATTAG
- a CDS encoding LPP20 family lipoprotein, which translates to MRSLISALLALSLTLLLSACASRDTSAPTHPTWLTGESERFPASSYVLGRGSGPTPAIAADGARADLAKFFQVQVSSQVRTHVLERVEGTAAPQIQQQYEVEVNARVNRVLEGVEIGESWYDSQSGSYHALAVLHRGRTVLNLENQAADIDSRTRHHVEQATRRSDVLGAVSELQQAIELQRSRLPVEKMLQVLDRTGLSPVREYEINALQTRQRELLATRTIRVVATADQGADQLQAAASGALSTWGLRVVPEGDYTLNVTLQSATPVYQDRWYWVRASVDMVLSDADGNVLNRHSTPIRESAQQAATASRRALEQAIRATELHAMKLFVEAGQP; encoded by the coding sequence ATGCGTAGCCTGATTTCCGCCCTTCTCGCCCTGTCTCTCACTCTCCTGTTGAGCGCCTGCGCCAGCAGGGATACCTCGGCACCCACCCACCCGACATGGCTGACGGGAGAGAGCGAACGCTTTCCCGCCAGCAGCTATGTGCTGGGCCGCGGCAGCGGGCCAACTCCCGCCATTGCCGCTGACGGAGCCCGCGCGGACCTGGCCAAATTCTTTCAGGTGCAGGTGAGCTCTCAAGTGCGTACCCATGTCCTTGAGCGCGTGGAGGGCACCGCCGCGCCCCAGATTCAGCAGCAGTATGAAGTGGAGGTGAACGCGCGGGTCAATCGCGTGCTTGAAGGGGTGGAAATCGGCGAGAGCTGGTACGACAGCCAGTCGGGAAGCTACCACGCCCTGGCGGTACTGCATCGGGGCCGTACGGTACTGAACCTGGAGAATCAGGCCGCTGACATCGATAGTCGCACACGCCACCACGTGGAGCAGGCCACCCGGCGCTCCGATGTGCTGGGTGCGGTCAGTGAACTGCAGCAGGCCATAGAGCTGCAGCGCAGCCGCCTGCCCGTGGAGAAGATGCTGCAGGTGCTGGATCGCACCGGCCTGTCCCCCGTGCGCGAGTACGAAATCAATGCTCTGCAGACCAGGCAGCGTGAGCTGCTGGCAACCAGAACCATCCGGGTGGTGGCCACTGCCGATCAGGGAGCCGATCAGCTGCAGGCAGCCGCCAGCGGTGCCCTGAGCACCTGGGGTCTGCGGGTGGTTCCCGAGGGGGACTATACCCTGAATGTCACGCTGCAATCGGCGACGCCCGTGTATCAGGATCGCTGGTACTGGGTGCGCGCATCGGTGGACATGGTCCTCAGCGATGCCGACGGCAATGTGCTCAACCGTCACAGTACCCCGATCCGCGAATCGGCTCAGCAGGCTGCCACCGCCAGCCGGCGCGCCCTGGAGCAGGCCATCAGGGCCACGGAACTCCACGCCATGAAACTGTTTGTGGAGGCAGGGCAACCATAA
- a CDS encoding peptidylprolyl isomerase, whose translation MKKIGFSLFIVLCGAALSAALSAATLVDGIAAVVNGVPITIQEVRQANKEHIERATRGLADEQAREATMQMLLEGTHQKVEQMLLEDYGRRNRIFISAQQVEEAINQVAANNNVSRSALESMLADEGISMESYRRDIRVQLLVMQIGQKLSQEISVSELEVVSAFREGRFQRIPYADVGHVLIALDGKSDDQAIRIAERLHERIISGDIEFEEAARQYSEGPNAAEGGLMKDVRRGRLLRELDQAIFSMEKGQTTLVRSSVGYHILHLYDLGFNREMSDEDFSRTRAALLREKQERRLQGLMDELRDSAVIQYNLKENS comes from the coding sequence ATGAAAAAAATCGGTTTCAGCCTGTTTATTGTGCTTTGCGGTGCTGCCCTCAGTGCTGCCCTCAGTGCTGCCACTCTGGTGGATGGTATTGCGGCTGTGGTAAACGGAGTACCCATTACGATTCAGGAAGTTCGCCAGGCCAATAAGGAACATATCGAACGTGCCACCAGAGGCCTTGCCGACGAGCAGGCCCGGGAGGCAACCATGCAGATGCTCCTGGAAGGAACCCATCAGAAAGTGGAGCAGATGCTGTTGGAAGATTACGGTCGGCGCAACCGCATCTTTATCTCCGCACAGCAGGTGGAAGAGGCCATTAACCAGGTAGCTGCCAACAACAATGTCAGCCGCAGCGCTCTGGAATCAATGCTGGCCGATGAGGGAATCTCCATGGAGTCCTATCGGCGCGATATCCGGGTTCAGCTCCTGGTCATGCAGATTGGCCAGAAACTGAGTCAGGAGATCAGTGTCAGTGAACTTGAGGTGGTCAGCGCTTTTCGCGAAGGACGCTTCCAGCGTATTCCCTACGCCGATGTGGGCCATGTGCTGATTGCGCTGGATGGCAAGAGTGACGATCAGGCCATCCGGATTGCCGAACGTCTCCATGAGCGCATCATCAGCGGTGACATTGAATTTGAAGAGGCGGCGCGCCAGTATTCCGAAGGGCCCAATGCCGCCGAAGGTGGCCTGATGAAGGACGTGCGCCGCGGACGCCTGCTGCGCGAGCTGGACCAGGCGATCTTCAGTATGGAAAAGGGGCAGACGACCCTGGTGCGCTCCAGTGTGGGCTACCACATTCTGCACCTGTATGATCTGGGCTTTAACCGTGAAATGTCCGATGAGGACTTTTCACGCACCCGCGCAGCGCTGCTGCGGGAAAAGCAGGAGCGCAGGCTGCAGGGCCTGATGGATGAACTCAGGGACAGTGCCGTTATCCAGTACAACCTGAAAGAAAACAGCTGA